The Oncorhynchus mykiss isolate Arlee chromosome 28, USDA_OmykA_1.1, whole genome shotgun sequence genome includes a window with the following:
- the smg7 gene encoding protein SMG7 isoform X4, with the protein MNLCAQYLRQAEALKADMTDFKLGAAEVWTSRQVLQDLYQKMLVTDLEYALDKKVEQDLWNHAFKNQITTLQSQAKNRANPNRSEVQANLSLFLEAASGFYTQLLQELCTVFNVDLPCRVKSSQLGIISNKQTNTSAIVKPQPSSCSYICQHCLVHLGDIARYRNQTSQAESYYRHAAQLVPSNGQPYNQLAILASSKGDHLTTIFYYCRSIAVKFPFPAASTNLQKALAKAVESRDEVKTKWSVSDFIKAFIKFHGHVYLSKSLEKLNNLREKLEEQFQRLILQKAFSSQQLVHITIINMFELHHLRDFGNETDDQSFSSEEQIGWFQLLGLFMSFLGVMCSRALLNKNRGEEIMGECPLPAIKVSLDWLKLRPTVFQDGAVDRRQYVWPWLVSILNSFQPKEEDVSCASMTPLPEEFELQGFLALRPALRTLDFTKGHQGVAVDKEGLPVRARHQRLISLGKWVADNQPGLIQYKVSDGLLLFITDIEELAIEEPQEKDAPVLQESSNSEQTPNEGNMGLKSVLSMGKTQNSVLEIGERPVVTFKENIKPREQSRESSRNHHQKEAGKERRDFGKGNGVPGKGEQKRDGKRKSEVKKNSHEKAADAGKQVKAQSDMRKTPVSEARKTPVTQTQTTCSSQFIPIHHPGAFPPLPSRQGFPPPAYVIPPPVAFSMNPGFTFSTGMSVPGPFLQSASHPQQPGAQQQVQVQTGKPSHIPYSQQRPSVPGAMNQGAPQGQPQQQPSQTMQQVQLQVQALVQQQQSPTKPVQPVQLGKSPPHHPGMQQYMQVDQAGQMWGQQHQTQPTMQKMQAMQMPVKQPYYMGSPQDPLKLFEQQQYAMQTVPQQNSMDKKMKYPDVKIQDFYWDPSYRMGDNRPMVGERIGKRLPPGAFHPDQDNTPRGPPFEDKSSPLLPPDLLKSISDFEEEEELAFTKPHGFYQALAGPLSTAPGRNIFLPSQSRMESGSEVMGQSSSLMPLSGFPIQESSYQNNSIFSQAYGKNMAPNPKPDTPMLHQEPSLYSLFEGTPWSPSLPASSEHLDIHNGHTSGNDTDC; encoded by the exons ATGAACCTCTGCGCCCAATATTTACG GCAGGCAGAGGCCCTGAAGGCTGACATGACAG ATTTTAAGCTTGGTGCAGCAGAGGTCTGGACTTCAAGGCAAGTGCTTCAGGACTTGTACCAGAAGATGCTGGTGACTGATCTGGAGTATGCTTTGGACAAGAAAGTGGAGCAAGATCT CTGGAACCATGCTTTTAAAAATCAAATAACAACACTACAGAGTCAAGCCAAGAACCGAGCCAACCCCAATAGAAGTGAGGTGCAGGCCAATCTGTCCCTATTTCTCGAAGCAGCTAGTGGATTCTACACACAA TTACTACAGGAGCTGTGTACCGTGTTCAACGTGGACTTGCCTTGCCGTGTGAAGTCATCTCAGCTTGGAATTATCAGCAATAAACAGACCAACACCAGCGCCATTGTAAAACCCCAACCCAGCTCTTGCTCTTATATCTGCCAGCATTGTCTCGTCCACCTCGGAGACATCG caCGATATCGCAACCAAACCAGCCAAGCGGAGTCCTATTACAGACACGCAGCTCAACTTGTCCCTTCAAATG GTCAGCCTTACAATCAGCTGGCCATCCTGGCCTCCTCTAAAGGGGACCACCTCACAACGATATTCTACTACTGCAGGAGCATTGCCGTCAAGTTCCCTTTCCCTGCAGCCTCCACCAACCTGCAGAAAGCTCTCGCTAAAGCTGTTGAAAG CCGCGATGAGGTCAAAACAAAGTGGAGTGTGTCAGATTTCATCAAGGCCTTCATCAAGTTCCATGGTCACGTTTACCTGAGCAAGAGCCTGGAGAAGCTTAACAACCTGAGAGAAAAGCTGGAAGAACAGTTTCAG CGGCTGATTCTGCAGAAAGCCTTCAGCTCCCAGCAGCTGGTCCACATAACAATTATCAACATGTTTGAGCTGCACCATCTGAGGGACTTCGGCAATGAAACAGACGACCAGAGCTTCAGCTCCGAGGAGCAAATCGGCTGGTTCCAACTTCTCGGTCTCTTCA TGTCATTTCTTGGTGTCATGTGTAGCCGAGCACTGCTGAACAAGAACCGAGGAGAGGAGATCATGGGAGAATGTCCATTGCCAGCCATCAAGGTGTCCCTGGACTGGCTCAAACTACGACCTACCGTTTTTCAGGACGGTGCTGTGGACAGACGACAGTA TGTTTGGCCTTGGCTGGTGTCCATTCTGAACAGTTTCCAGCCAAAGGAAGAGGATGTTTCCTGTGCATCAA TGACTCCACTTCCAGAGGAGTTTGAACTGCAGGGGTTTTTGGCTCTCAGGCCAGCGCTAcg GACCCTTGACTTCACTAAAGGCCACCAGGGTGTTGCTGTGGACAAGGAGGGTCTGCCAGTCCGTGCCCGTCATCAGAGGCTCATCAGCCTGGGGAAATGGGTGGCAGACAACCAGCCAGG GCTGATTCAGTACAAAGTCAGCGACGGCCTGCTGCTGTTCATCACCGACATCGAGGAATTGGCCATCGAGGAGCCCCAGGAGAAAGATGCCCCTGTGCTCCAGGAGTCCTCCAACAGTGAGCAGACCCCCAACGAGGGCAACATGGGCCTGAAGTCAGTCCTGTCCATGGGAAAGACCCAGAACAGCGTGTTGGAGATTGGCGAGAGGCCCGTGGTGACCTTCAAGGAGAACATCAAGCCCCGGGAGCAGAGCAGGGAGTCCAGCCGCAATCACCACCAGAAGGAGGCAGGGAAGGAACGAAGGGACTTCGGCAAAGGCAACGGGGTGCCGGGAAAAGGAGAGCAGAAGAGGGATGGCAAGAGGAAGAGTGAGGTGAAGAAGAACAGCCATGAGAAAGCTGCAGACGCAGGGAAACAG GTGAAAGCCCAGTCGGATATGAGGAAGACGCCAGTGTCTGAGGCCAGGAAGACTCCAGTCACTCAGACCCAGACTACCTGCTCCTCCCAGTTCATCCCCATCCACCACCCGGGAGCCTTCCCTCCACTGCCCAGCCGACAAG GTTTCCCCCCTCCGGCCTATGTGATCCCTCCTCCTGTGGCGTTCTCCATGAATCCGGGCTTTACCTTCTCTACGGGCATGTCTGTCCCCGGGCCGTTCCTGCAGTCGGCCTCCCACCCTCAGCAGCCCGGTGCCCAGCAG CAGGTGCAGGTTCAGACTGGGAAGCCGTCGCACATTCCATACAGCCAGCAGAGGCCGTCAGTGCCAGGGGCGATGAACCAAGGGGCCCCCCAGGGCCAGCCCCAGCAACAGCCTTCtcagaccatgcagcaggtgcaGCTCCAGGTCCAGGCTCTTGTCCAACAGCAGCAGTCACCCACCAAGCCTGTGCAGCCAGTACAGCTGGGCAAAAGCCCACCTCACCATCCAGGGATGCAGCAG TACATGCAAGTAGATCAGGCTGGACAGATGTGGGGCCAGCAGCACCAGACCCAGCCCACCATGCAGAAGATGCAGGCCATGCAGATGCCTGTCAAGCAGCCCTACTACATGGGAAGCCCCCAGGACCCCCTCAAGCTCTTTGAGCAACAGCAGTACGCCATGCAGACGGTGCCCCAGCAGAACAGCATGGACAAGAAGATGAAGTACCCGGATGTGAAAATACAGGATTTTTACTGGGACCCTTCCTACCGTATGGGGGATAACAGACCGATGGTGGGGGAGAGGATAGGCAAGCGGCTGCCCCCCGGGGCCTTCCACCCAGACCAGGACAACACACCCAGAGGGCCTCCTTTTGAG GACAAGAGCTCCCCTCTTCTGCCTCCAGACCTGTTAAAAAGTATATCAGAttttgaggaggaggaagagctgGCCTTTACTAAGCCTCATGGTTTCTACCAGGCCTTGGCTGGCCCTCTTAGTACTGCTCCAGGACGAAATATATTT TTGCCAAGTCAGTCAAGAATGGAAAGTGGCTCTGAGGTGATGGGCCAGTCATCTTCTCTCATGCCCTTATCTGGGTTCCCAATTCAG GAGAGTTCCTATCAAAACAACAGCATTTTCAGCCAGGCCTATGGGAAGAACATGGCTCCCAACCCCAAGCCCGACACTCCCATGCTTCACCAGGAACCTTCTCTCTACTCCCTGTTTGAAGGAACTCCATGGTCCCCGTCCCTTCCTGCCAGCTCAG AACATCTAGACATCCACAATGGACACACATCTGGGAATGACACTGATTGTTGA